ATGGGCAAAATTTATGAAGACGTTTGGAGCAAGTGTTTAGACATTATTCGGGACAACGTAAGTCCTCAAAGTTTTAAAACTTGGTTTGAACCTATTAAAGCGGTTAACTTAAAAGGCGACACATTAACAATTCAAGTTCCTAGTCCCTTTTTCTATGAGTGGCTGGAGGAGCATTATATTACTTTATTAAAGAAGACCATTAAAAAGGAGTTAGGTCCTCGTGGTACTTTAGATTATAGTATTATAATGGAGAACTCTGTGTCTTCCAGTAAGAAGCCAACTCAGGTAACCGTTCCTGCCAGTAACAGGTCAGCTGCACGCAATCCAGCGATCTCAGTTCCTATGGAAATAGGCGCACGTGGAATAAAAAATCCGTTTATTATTCCAGGTTTGAAAAAAGTAGTTGTGGATTCTCAATTAAATCACAATCTTTCTTTTGAGAATTACGTGGAAGGCGAGTGTAACCGTTTAGCACGTTCTGCAGGTTTTGCTGTAGCAAATAAACCGGGAGGAACTTCATTCAATCCATTATTTATATATGGTGGTGTTGGATTAGGTAAAACGCACCTGGCGCAGGCTATTGGTTTGGAGATTAAACACAATCATCCTGAAAAAACTGTACTGTATGTTTCTTCTGAGAAATTTACACAACAGTTTATCGAATCTGTAAGAAACAATACACACAATGATTTCATCCACTTCTATCAAATGATTGATGTGTTAATCATTGATGATGTACAGTTCTTTGCTGGTAAGGAAAAAACACAGGATGTATTCTTCCATATCTTCAACCACTTGCACCAATCAGGTAAACAATTGGTATTAACAGCGGATAAACCACCAATTGAAATGCAAGGTGTAGAGCAACGTTTATTATCTCGTTTTAAATGGGGATTAAATGCGGATTTACAATCTCCGGATTTAGAAACACGTATCGCAATTCTTCAAAAGAAAATGTATACCGAAGGTATTGAATTGCCAAAAGAAGTTGTGGAATACCTGGCTTACTCTATCAACACGAATGTTCGTGAGTTGGAAGGTGCTTTGATTTCTTTGATTGCGCAGTCTTCATTGAACAAAAAGTCAATCACATTAGATTTAGCTAAGCAAATGATTGACAAATTTGTGAAGAATACGGCACGTGAGGTTTCTATTGAGTATATCCAAAAAGTAGTTTGTGATTATTTCAATCTACCAATGGAATTATTGAAATCTAAAACCAGAAAACGTGAAGTTGTTCAGGCAAGACAAATTGCCATGTTCTTCTCTAAACAAATGACTAAAGCTTCTTTAGCAAGTATTGGAGCACATACCGGAGGAAAAGATCACGCAACAGTATTACATGCTTGTAAAACAGTAAACAACCTGATTGATACGGATAAACGTTTTAGAGGTTATATTGATGACTTACAAAAGAAAATTACTTTACAGTAATTTCTCTTCAAGATAAAAGAAAAGCCCGACCAAAATGGTCGGGCTTTTTTAGTTTATAACAATATGGATTACTACTCTACTTCTTCCAATATTTTATACGGAGTTTGATTTATTGCCGCTTTTATTTGTTCTTCTGTGCATTTACTTTCATCATAGAATACTGTAACCTGCTGATGTTTTAACTTGATATATCCTTCTACTTCTTCTAACGAGAAATTGATGATTCCTGAACAACAGGATTGTTTAAACCCTTGTAGACGATAGGTCTTTTGGACTATCTTATTTGAGACT
This genomic interval from bacterium SCSIO 12643 contains the following:
- the dnaA gene encoding chromosomal replication initiator protein DnaA, yielding MGKIYEDVWSKCLDIIRDNVSPQSFKTWFEPIKAVNLKGDTLTIQVPSPFFYEWLEEHYITLLKKTIKKELGPRGTLDYSIIMENSVSSSKKPTQVTVPASNRSAARNPAISVPMEIGARGIKNPFIIPGLKKVVVDSQLNHNLSFENYVEGECNRLARSAGFAVANKPGGTSFNPLFIYGGVGLGKTHLAQAIGLEIKHNHPEKTVLYVSSEKFTQQFIESVRNNTHNDFIHFYQMIDVLIIDDVQFFAGKEKTQDVFFHIFNHLHQSGKQLVLTADKPPIEMQGVEQRLLSRFKWGLNADLQSPDLETRIAILQKKMYTEGIELPKEVVEYLAYSINTNVRELEGALISLIAQSSLNKKSITLDLAKQMIDKFVKNTAREVSIEYIQKVVCDYFNLPMELLKSKTRKREVVQARQIAMFFSKQMTKASLASIGAHTGGKDHATVLHACKTVNNLIDTDKRFRGYIDDLQKKITLQ
- a CDS encoding heavy-metal-associated domain-containing protein codes for the protein MKNLKTIAFMATAMWCIFPEIGMSQTQEKTEVSNKIVQKTYRLQGFKQSCCSGIINFSLEEVEGYIKLKHQQVTVFYDESKCTEEQIKAAINQTPYKILEEVE